The proteins below are encoded in one region of Tamandua tetradactyla isolate mTamTet1 chromosome 9, mTamTet1.pri, whole genome shotgun sequence:
- the CNIH2 gene encoding protein cornichon homolog 2: MAFTFAAFCYMLTLVLCASLIFFVIWHIIAFDELRTDFKNPIDQGNPARARERLKNIERICCLLRKLVVPEYSIHGLFCLMFLCAAEWVTLGLNIPLLFYHLWRYFHRPADGSEVMYDAVSIMNADILNYCQKESWCKLAFYLLSFFYYLYSMVYTLVSF, from the exons ATGGCGTTCACCTTCGCCGCGTTCTGCTACATGCTCACCCTGGTGCTGTGCGCCTCCCTCATCTTCTTTGTCATCTGGCAC ATCATAGCCTTCGACGAGCTGCGGACCGACTTCAAAAACCCCATCGACCAGGGGAACCCAGCGCGGGCA CGCGAGCGTTTGAAAAACATCGAACGCATCTGCTGCCTCCTGAGGAAG CTCGTGGTCCCAGAGTACTCCATCCACGGCCTCTTCTGCCTGATGTTTCTGTGTGCAGCCGAGTGGGTGACCCTGGGCCTCAACATCCCCCTCCTCTTCTACCACCTCTGGAG GTACTTCCATCGCCCTGCGGATGGCTCGGAGGTCATGTACGATGCAGTCTCCATCATGAACGCGGACATCCTCAACTACTGCCAGAAGGAGTCCTGGTGCAAACTTGCCTTCTACCTGCTCTCCTTCTTCTATTACCTGTACAG
- the RAB1B gene encoding ras-related protein Rab-1B, with amino-acid sequence MFAPAHRGRGFWGGATTILEREAEQSRLGATERAAAAAMNPEYDYLFKLLLIGDSGVGKSCLLLRFADDTYTESYISTIGVDFKIRTIELDGKTIKLQIWDTAGQERFRTITSSYYRGAHGIIVVYDVTDQESYANVKQWLQEIDRYASENVNKLLVGNKSDLTTKKVVDNTTAKEFADSLGIPFLETSAKNATNVEQAFMTMAAEIKKRMGPGAASGGERPNLKIDSTPVKPASGGCC; translated from the exons ATGTTTGCGCCTGCGCATCGCGGGCGGGGCTTCTGGGGCGGAGCGACCACCATCTTGGAACGGGAGGCGGAGCAGAGCCGACTGGGAGCGACCGAgcgggccgccgccgccgccatgaACCCCGAATA tgaCTACCTGTTTAAGCTGCTTTTGATTGGTGACTCGGGTGTGGGCAAGTCATGCCTGCTTCTGCGGTTTGCT GATGACACATACACAGAGAGCTACATCAGCACCATCGGAGTAGACTTCAAGATCCGAACCATTGAGCTGGATGGTAAAACCATCAAACTTCAGATT TGGGACACAGCCGGTCAGGAACGGTTCCGGACCATCACTTCCAGCTACTACCGGGGTGCCCACGGCATCATCGTGGTGTACGATGTCACCGACCAG GAATCCTATGCCAACGTGAAGCAGTGGCTGCAGGAGATCGACCGCTACGCCAGTGAGAACGTCAACAAGCTCCTGGTGGGCAACAAGAGCGACCTCACCACCAAGAAGGTGGTGGACAACACCACGGCCAAG GAGTTTGCAGACTCTCTGGGCATCCCCTTCCTGGAGACAAGTGCCAAGAACGCCACCAATGTCGAGCAGGCATTTATGACCATGGCTGCTGAGATCAAAAAGCGGATGGGGCCGGGGGCGGCCTCGGGGGGTGAGCGGCCCAACCTCAAGATCGACAGCACCCCTGTGAAGCCGGCCAGCGGCGGCTGTTGCTAG
- the KLC2 gene encoding kinesin light chain 2 isoform X1: MATMVLPREEKLSQDEIVLGTKAVIQGLETLRGEHRALLAPLVAHEAADAEPGSQERCVLLRRSLEAIELGLGEAQVILALSSHLGAVESEKQKLRAQVRRLVQENQWLREELAGTQQKLQRSEQAVAQLEEEKQHLLFMSQIRKLDEDTSPNEEKGDVPKDSLDDLFPNEDEQSPAPSPGGGDAAAQHGGYEIPARLRTLHNLVIQYASQGRYEVAVPLCKQALEDLEKTSGHDHPDVATMLNILALVYRDQNKYKEAAHLLNDALAIREKTLGKDHPAVAATLNNLAVLYGKRGKYKEAEPLCKRALEIREKVLGKFHPDVAKQLSNLALLCQNQGKAEEVEYYYRRALEIYATRLGPDDPNVAKTKNNLASCYLKQGKYQDAETLYKEILTRAHEKEFGSVNDSSGGLYGRQMTTPFVFPGDNKPIWMHAEEREESKDKRRDSTPYGEYGSWYKACKVDSPTVNTTLRSLGALYRRQGKLEAAHTLEDCASRSRKQGLDPASQTKVVELLKDGSGGRADRRGGRDVAAGAGPRSESELEDAGPAAEWSGDGSGSLRRSGSFGKLRDALRRSSEMLVKKLQGSGPQESPNPRMKRASSLNFLNKSAEEAVQPGGTGFSDSRTLSSSSMDLSRRSSLLG, translated from the exons ATGGCCACGATGGTGCTTCCGCGGGAGGAGAAGCTGAGCCAAGATGAGATCGTACTGGGCACCAAGGCCGTCATCCAGGGACTGGAGACCCTGCGCGGGGAGCACCGCGCCCTGCTCGCCCCCCTGGTGGCGCATGAGGCTGCCGATGCCGAGCCCGGCTCGCAGGAGCGCTGTGTCCTTCTGCGCCGCTCCCTGGAGGCCATCGAGTTGGGACTGGGGGAGGCCCAG GTGATCCTGGCACTGTCGAGCCATCTGGGGGCTGTCGAGTCGGAGAAGCAAAAGCTGCGGGCTCAGGTGCGGCGCCTGGTACAGGAAAACCAGTGGCTGCGTGAGGAACTCGCAGGGACACAGCAAAAGCTGCAGCGCAGTGAGCAGGCTGTGGCCCAGCTCGAGGAGGAGAAGCAGCACCTGCTGTTCATGAGCCAGATCCGCAAGTTGGATGAAGACACCTCCCCCAAT gaggagaaaggggatgTCCCCAAAGACTCTCTGGATGACCTGTTCCCCAACGAGGATGAGCAGAGCCCAG CCCCGAGCCCTGGAGGAGGGGATGCAGCTGCCCAGCATGGGGGCTACGAGATCCCGGCACGGCTCCGTACCCTGCACAACCTGGTGATCCAGTATGCCTCACAGGGCCGCTATGAGGTGGCCGTGCCACTGTGCAAGCAGGCGCTCGAGGACCTGGAGAAGACGTCGGGCCATGACCATCCCGATGTGGCCACCATGCTGAACATCCTGGCACTGGTGTATCG GGATCAAAACAAGTACAAGGAGGCTGCCCACCTGCTCAATGATGCCCTAGCCATCCGGGAGAAGACCTTGGGCAAGGACCACCCGGCT GTGGCTGCAACATTAAACAACCTGGCAGTTCTGTATGGCAAACGGGGCAAGTACAAAGAGGCCGAGCCACTGTGCAAGCGGGCGCTGGAGATCCGGGAgaag GTCTTGGGCAAGTTCCACCCAGATGTGGCCAAGCAGCTGAGCAACCTGGCACTACTGTGCCAGAACCAGGGCAAGGCTGAGGAGGTAGAATACTACTACCGGCGGGCACTGGAGATCTATGCCACACGCCTGGGACCTGATGACCCCAACGTGGCCAAGACCAAGAACAACCTG GCCTCCTGCTACCTGAAACAAGGCAAGTATCAGGATGCAGAGACCCTGTACAAGGAGATCCTCACTCGCGCTCATGAGAAGGAATTTGGCTCTGTCAACG ACTCCAGCGGGGGCCTATATGGGAGGCAGATGACAACCCCCTTTGTCTTCCCAGGGGACAACAAGCCCATCTGGATGCACGCAGAGGAACGGGAGGAGAGCAAG GATAAACGCCGGGACAGCACCCCATATGGGGAATACGGCAGCTGGTACAAGGCCTGTAAAGTAGACAG CCCCACAGTCAACACGACCCTGCGCAGCTTGGGGGCTCTGTACCGGCGCCAGGGCAAGCTTGAAGCTGCCCATACGCTAGAGGACTGTGCCAGCCGCAGCCGCAAGCAG GGCCTGGACCCTGCAAGCCAGACCAAGGTGGTGGAGCTGCTGAAGGATGGCAGCGGTGGGCGGGCAGACCGCCGTGGTGGCCGAGACGTGGCTGCAGGTGCCGGGCCTCGGTCGGAGTCTGAACTCGAGGATGCAGGGCCTGCAGCTGAATGGAGCGGG GACGGAAGCGGCTCTCTGCGGCGCAGCGGCTCCTTTGGGAAGCTCCGGGATGCACTGAGGCGCAGCAGTGAGATGCTGGTGAAAAAGCTGCAGGGCAGTGGCCCCCAGGAGTCCCCTAACCCCAG GATGAAGCGGGCCAGTTCCCTCAACTTCCTCAACAAGAGTGCTGAAGAGGCAGTTCAG CCTGGAGGCACTGGCTTCTCTGACAGCCGCACGCTCAGCTCCAGCTCCATGGACCTCTCCCGACGAAGCTCCCTCCTAGGCTAA
- the KLC2 gene encoding kinesin light chain 2 isoform X2: protein MATMVLPREEKLSQDEIVLGTKAVIQGLETLRGEHRALLAPLVAHEAADAEPGSQERCVLLRRSLEAIELGLGEAQVILALSSHLGAVESEKQKLRAQVRRLVQENQWLREELAGTQQKLQRSEQAVAQLEEEKQHLLFMSQIRKLDEDTSPNEEKGDVPKDSLDDLFPNEDEQSPAPSPGGGDAAAQHGGYEIPARLRTLHNLVIQYASQGRYEVAVPLCKQALEDLEKTSGHDHPDVATMLNILALVYRDQNKYKEAAHLLNDALAIREKTLGKDHPAVAATLNNLAVLYGKRGKYKEAEPLCKRALEIREKVLGKFHPDVAKQLSNLALLCQNQGKAEEVEYYYRRALEIYATRLGPDDPNVAKTKNNLASCYLKQGKYQDAETLYKEILTRAHEKEFGSVNGDNKPIWMHAEEREESKDKRRDSTPYGEYGSWYKACKVDSPTVNTTLRSLGALYRRQGKLEAAHTLEDCASRSRKQGLDPASQTKVVELLKDGSGGRADRRGGRDVAAGAGPRSESELEDAGPAAEWSGDGSGSLRRSGSFGKLRDALRRSSEMLVKKLQGSGPQESPNPRMKRASSLNFLNKSAEEAVQPGGTGFSDSRTLSSSSMDLSRRSSLLG from the exons ATGGCCACGATGGTGCTTCCGCGGGAGGAGAAGCTGAGCCAAGATGAGATCGTACTGGGCACCAAGGCCGTCATCCAGGGACTGGAGACCCTGCGCGGGGAGCACCGCGCCCTGCTCGCCCCCCTGGTGGCGCATGAGGCTGCCGATGCCGAGCCCGGCTCGCAGGAGCGCTGTGTCCTTCTGCGCCGCTCCCTGGAGGCCATCGAGTTGGGACTGGGGGAGGCCCAG GTGATCCTGGCACTGTCGAGCCATCTGGGGGCTGTCGAGTCGGAGAAGCAAAAGCTGCGGGCTCAGGTGCGGCGCCTGGTACAGGAAAACCAGTGGCTGCGTGAGGAACTCGCAGGGACACAGCAAAAGCTGCAGCGCAGTGAGCAGGCTGTGGCCCAGCTCGAGGAGGAGAAGCAGCACCTGCTGTTCATGAGCCAGATCCGCAAGTTGGATGAAGACACCTCCCCCAAT gaggagaaaggggatgTCCCCAAAGACTCTCTGGATGACCTGTTCCCCAACGAGGATGAGCAGAGCCCAG CCCCGAGCCCTGGAGGAGGGGATGCAGCTGCCCAGCATGGGGGCTACGAGATCCCGGCACGGCTCCGTACCCTGCACAACCTGGTGATCCAGTATGCCTCACAGGGCCGCTATGAGGTGGCCGTGCCACTGTGCAAGCAGGCGCTCGAGGACCTGGAGAAGACGTCGGGCCATGACCATCCCGATGTGGCCACCATGCTGAACATCCTGGCACTGGTGTATCG GGATCAAAACAAGTACAAGGAGGCTGCCCACCTGCTCAATGATGCCCTAGCCATCCGGGAGAAGACCTTGGGCAAGGACCACCCGGCT GTGGCTGCAACATTAAACAACCTGGCAGTTCTGTATGGCAAACGGGGCAAGTACAAAGAGGCCGAGCCACTGTGCAAGCGGGCGCTGGAGATCCGGGAgaag GTCTTGGGCAAGTTCCACCCAGATGTGGCCAAGCAGCTGAGCAACCTGGCACTACTGTGCCAGAACCAGGGCAAGGCTGAGGAGGTAGAATACTACTACCGGCGGGCACTGGAGATCTATGCCACACGCCTGGGACCTGATGACCCCAACGTGGCCAAGACCAAGAACAACCTG GCCTCCTGCTACCTGAAACAAGGCAAGTATCAGGATGCAGAGACCCTGTACAAGGAGATCCTCACTCGCGCTCATGAGAAGGAATTTGGCTCTGTCAACG GGGACAACAAGCCCATCTGGATGCACGCAGAGGAACGGGAGGAGAGCAAG GATAAACGCCGGGACAGCACCCCATATGGGGAATACGGCAGCTGGTACAAGGCCTGTAAAGTAGACAG CCCCACAGTCAACACGACCCTGCGCAGCTTGGGGGCTCTGTACCGGCGCCAGGGCAAGCTTGAAGCTGCCCATACGCTAGAGGACTGTGCCAGCCGCAGCCGCAAGCAG GGCCTGGACCCTGCAAGCCAGACCAAGGTGGTGGAGCTGCTGAAGGATGGCAGCGGTGGGCGGGCAGACCGCCGTGGTGGCCGAGACGTGGCTGCAGGTGCCGGGCCTCGGTCGGAGTCTGAACTCGAGGATGCAGGGCCTGCAGCTGAATGGAGCGGG GACGGAAGCGGCTCTCTGCGGCGCAGCGGCTCCTTTGGGAAGCTCCGGGATGCACTGAGGCGCAGCAGTGAGATGCTGGTGAAAAAGCTGCAGGGCAGTGGCCCCCAGGAGTCCCCTAACCCCAG GATGAAGCGGGCCAGTTCCCTCAACTTCCTCAACAAGAGTGCTGAAGAGGCAGTTCAG CCTGGAGGCACTGGCTTCTCTGACAGCCGCACGCTCAGCTCCAGCTCCATGGACCTCTCCCGACGAAGCTCCCTCCTAGGCTAA